A DNA window from Mastomys coucha isolate ucsf_1 unplaced genomic scaffold, UCSF_Mcou_1 pScaffold21, whole genome shotgun sequence contains the following coding sequences:
- the Rela gene encoding transcription factor p65 isoform X1 has protein sequence MDDLFPLIFPSEPAQASGPYVEIIEQPKQRGMRFRYKCEGRSAGSIPGERSTDTTKTHPTIKINGYTGPGTVRISLVTKDPPHRPHPHELVGKDCRDGYYEAELCPDRCIHSFQNLGIQCVKKRDLEQAISQRIQTNNNPFHVPIEEQRGDYDLNAVRLCFQVTVRDPSGRPLLLTPVLSHPIFDNRAPNTAELKICRVNRNSGSCLGGDEIFLLCDKVQKEDIEVYFTGPGWEARGSFSQADVHRQVAIVFRTPPYADPSLQAPVRVSMQLRRPSDRELSEPMEFQYLPDTDDRHRIEEKRKRTYETFKSIMKKSPFNGPTEPRPSTRRIAVPTRNSSSVPKPASQPYTFPASLSTINFDEFSPMLLPSGQIANQALALAPSSTPVLAQTMVPSSAMVPALAQPPAPVPVLAPGPPQSLSAPVPKSTQAGEGTLSEALLHLQFDADEDLGALLGNSTDPGVFTDLASVDNSEFQQLLNQGVSMSHSTAEPMLMEYPEAIARLVTGSQRPPDPAPAPLGTSGLPNGLSGDEDFSSIADMDFSALLSQISS, from the exons ATGGACG ATCTGTTCCCCCTCATCTTTCCCTCGG AGCCAGCCCAGGCTTCTGGGCCTTATGTGGAGATCATCGAGCAGCCCAAGCAGCGGGGGATGCGTTTCCGCTACAAGTGCGAGGGTCGCTCAGCAGGCAGTATTCCTGGCGAGAgaagtacagataccaccaagACACACCCCACCATCAAG ATCAATGGCTACACAGGACCAGGGACAGTTCGAATCTCCCTGGTCACCAAGGACCCACCTCACCGGCCTCATCCACATGAACTTGTGGGGAAGGACTGCCGCGATGGCTACTATGAGGCTGAACTCTGCCCAGACCGCTGCATCCACAG CTTCCAGAACCTGGGGATCCAGTGTGTGAAGAAGCGAGACCTGGAGCAAGCCATTAGTCAACGCATCCAGACCAACAATAACCCCTTTCACG ttcCCATAGAGGAACAGCGAGGGGACTACGATTTGAATGCAGTGCGCCTCTGCTTCCAGGTGACAGTACGGGACCCATCAGGCAGGCCCCTCCTCCTGACACCTGTCCTCTCACATCCAATTTTTGATAACC GTGCCCCCAACACTGCCGAGCTCAAGATCTGCCGAGTAAACCGAAACTCTGGGAGCTGCCTTGGTGGGGATGAGATCTTCTTGCTATGTGACAAGGTGCAGAAAG AAGACATTGAGGTGTATTTCACCGGACCAGGCTGGGAGGCACGAGGCTCCTTTTCTCAAGCTGATGTGCACCGGCAAGTGGCCATTGTGTTCCGGACACCTCCATATGCTGACCCCAGCCTACAGGCTCCCGTGAGAGTCTCCATGCAGCTTCGGCGGCCTTCTGATCGGGAACTCAGTGAACCCATGGAGTTCCAGTACTTGCCAGACACAG ATGATCGACACCGGATTGAAGAGAAACGCAAAAGGACCTATGAGACCTTCAAGAGCATCATGAAGAAGAGTCCTTTCAATG GACCAACTGAGCCAAGGCCTTCCACCCGGCGTATTGCTGTGCCTACCCGAAACTCATCTTCTGTCCCCAAGCCAG cctcccagccCTATaccttcccagcatccctcagcacCATCAACTTTGATGAGTTTTCCCCCATGCTGTTACCATCTGGGCAGATCGCAAACCAGGCCCTGGCCTTGGCACCATCCTCTACCCCAGTCCTGGCCCAGACCATGGTCCCCTCCTCAGCCATGGTGCCAGCTCTGGCTCAGCCCCCAGCTCCTGTCCCAGTTCTTGCCCCAGGTCCTCCCCAGTCCCTGTCTGCACCTGTTCCAAAGAGCACTCAGGCCGGGGAAGGCACGCTGTCGGAAGCCCTGCTGCACCTGCAGTTTGATGCTGATGAAGACTTGGGGGCCCTGCTTGGCAACAGCACAGACCCAGGCGTGTTCACAGACCTGGCATCTGTCGACAACTCGGAGTTTCAGCAGCTCCTGAACCAGGGTGTGTCCATGTCTCACTCCACAGCTGAGCCCATGCTGATGGAGTATCCTGAAGCTATAGCTCGCCTGGTGACAGGGTCCCAGAGGCCCCCTGACCCAGCTCCCGCACCCCTGGGGACCTCAGGGCTTCCCAATGGCCTCTCGGGAGATGAAGACTTCTCCTCCATTGCGGACATGGACTTCTCAGCTCTTTTGAGTCAGATCAGCTCCTAA
- the Rela gene encoding transcription factor p65 isoform X3 encodes MWRSSSSPSSGGCVSATSARVAQQAVFLAREVQIPPRHTPPSRSMATQDQGQFESPWSPRTHLTGLIHMNLWGRTAAMATMRLNSAQTAASTVPIEEQRGDYDLNAVRLCFQVTVRDPSGRPLLLTPVLSHPIFDNRAPNTAELKICRVNRNSGSCLGGDEIFLLCDKVQKEDIEVYFTGPGWEARGSFSQADVHRQVAIVFRTPPYADPSLQAPVRVSMQLRRPSDRELSEPMEFQYLPDTDDRHRIEEKRKRTYETFKSIMKKSPFNGPTEPRPSTRRIAVPTRNSSSVPKPASQPYTFPASLSTINFDEFSPMLLPSGQIANQALALAPSSTPVLAQTMVPSSAMVPALAQPPAPVPVLAPGPPQSLSAPVPKSTQAGEGTLSEALLHLQFDADEDLGALLGNSTDPGVFTDLASVDNSEFQQLLNQGVSMSHSTAEPMLMEYPEAIARLVTGSQRPPDPAPAPLGTSGLPNGLSGDEDFSSIADMDFSALLSQISS; translated from the exons ATGTGGAGATCATCGAGCAGCCCAAGCAGCGGGGGATGCGTTTCCGCTACAAGTGCGAGGGTCGCTCAGCAGGCAGTATTCCTGGCGAGAgaagtacagataccaccaagACACACCCCACCATCAAG ATCAATGGCTACACAGGACCAGGGACAGTTCGAATCTCCCTGGTCACCAAGGACCCACCTCACCGGCCTCATCCACATGAACTTGTGGGGAAGGACTGCCGCGATGGCTACTATGAGGCTGAACTCTGCCCAGACCGCTGCATCCACAG ttcCCATAGAGGAACAGCGAGGGGACTACGATTTGAATGCAGTGCGCCTCTGCTTCCAGGTGACAGTACGGGACCCATCAGGCAGGCCCCTCCTCCTGACACCTGTCCTCTCACATCCAATTTTTGATAACC GTGCCCCCAACACTGCCGAGCTCAAGATCTGCCGAGTAAACCGAAACTCTGGGAGCTGCCTTGGTGGGGATGAGATCTTCTTGCTATGTGACAAGGTGCAGAAAG AAGACATTGAGGTGTATTTCACCGGACCAGGCTGGGAGGCACGAGGCTCCTTTTCTCAAGCTGATGTGCACCGGCAAGTGGCCATTGTGTTCCGGACACCTCCATATGCTGACCCCAGCCTACAGGCTCCCGTGAGAGTCTCCATGCAGCTTCGGCGGCCTTCTGATCGGGAACTCAGTGAACCCATGGAGTTCCAGTACTTGCCAGACACAG ATGATCGACACCGGATTGAAGAGAAACGCAAAAGGACCTATGAGACCTTCAAGAGCATCATGAAGAAGAGTCCTTTCAATG GACCAACTGAGCCAAGGCCTTCCACCCGGCGTATTGCTGTGCCTACCCGAAACTCATCTTCTGTCCCCAAGCCAG cctcccagccCTATaccttcccagcatccctcagcacCATCAACTTTGATGAGTTTTCCCCCATGCTGTTACCATCTGGGCAGATCGCAAACCAGGCCCTGGCCTTGGCACCATCCTCTACCCCAGTCCTGGCCCAGACCATGGTCCCCTCCTCAGCCATGGTGCCAGCTCTGGCTCAGCCCCCAGCTCCTGTCCCAGTTCTTGCCCCAGGTCCTCCCCAGTCCCTGTCTGCACCTGTTCCAAAGAGCACTCAGGCCGGGGAAGGCACGCTGTCGGAAGCCCTGCTGCACCTGCAGTTTGATGCTGATGAAGACTTGGGGGCCCTGCTTGGCAACAGCACAGACCCAGGCGTGTTCACAGACCTGGCATCTGTCGACAACTCGGAGTTTCAGCAGCTCCTGAACCAGGGTGTGTCCATGTCTCACTCCACAGCTGAGCCCATGCTGATGGAGTATCCTGAAGCTATAGCTCGCCTGGTGACAGGGTCCCAGAGGCCCCCTGACCCAGCTCCCGCACCCCTGGGGACCTCAGGGCTTCCCAATGGCCTCTCGGGAGATGAAGACTTCTCCTCCATTGCGGACATGGACTTCTCAGCTCTTTTGAGTCAGATCAGCTCCTAA
- the Rela gene encoding transcription factor p65 isoform X2, with protein MRFRYKCEGRSAGSIPGERSTDTTKTHPTIKINGYTGPGTVRISLVTKDPPHRPHPHELVGKDCRDGYYEAELCPDRCIHSFQNLGIQCVKKRDLEQAISQRIQTNNNPFHVPIEEQRGDYDLNAVRLCFQVTVRDPSGRPLLLTPVLSHPIFDNRAPNTAELKICRVNRNSGSCLGGDEIFLLCDKVQKEDIEVYFTGPGWEARGSFSQADVHRQVAIVFRTPPYADPSLQAPVRVSMQLRRPSDRELSEPMEFQYLPDTDDRHRIEEKRKRTYETFKSIMKKSPFNGPTEPRPSTRRIAVPTRNSSSVPKPASQPYTFPASLSTINFDEFSPMLLPSGQIANQALALAPSSTPVLAQTMVPSSAMVPALAQPPAPVPVLAPGPPQSLSAPVPKSTQAGEGTLSEALLHLQFDADEDLGALLGNSTDPGVFTDLASVDNSEFQQLLNQGVSMSHSTAEPMLMEYPEAIARLVTGSQRPPDPAPAPLGTSGLPNGLSGDEDFSSIADMDFSALLSQISS; from the exons ATGCGTTTCCGCTACAAGTGCGAGGGTCGCTCAGCAGGCAGTATTCCTGGCGAGAgaagtacagataccaccaagACACACCCCACCATCAAG ATCAATGGCTACACAGGACCAGGGACAGTTCGAATCTCCCTGGTCACCAAGGACCCACCTCACCGGCCTCATCCACATGAACTTGTGGGGAAGGACTGCCGCGATGGCTACTATGAGGCTGAACTCTGCCCAGACCGCTGCATCCACAG CTTCCAGAACCTGGGGATCCAGTGTGTGAAGAAGCGAGACCTGGAGCAAGCCATTAGTCAACGCATCCAGACCAACAATAACCCCTTTCACG ttcCCATAGAGGAACAGCGAGGGGACTACGATTTGAATGCAGTGCGCCTCTGCTTCCAGGTGACAGTACGGGACCCATCAGGCAGGCCCCTCCTCCTGACACCTGTCCTCTCACATCCAATTTTTGATAACC GTGCCCCCAACACTGCCGAGCTCAAGATCTGCCGAGTAAACCGAAACTCTGGGAGCTGCCTTGGTGGGGATGAGATCTTCTTGCTATGTGACAAGGTGCAGAAAG AAGACATTGAGGTGTATTTCACCGGACCAGGCTGGGAGGCACGAGGCTCCTTTTCTCAAGCTGATGTGCACCGGCAAGTGGCCATTGTGTTCCGGACACCTCCATATGCTGACCCCAGCCTACAGGCTCCCGTGAGAGTCTCCATGCAGCTTCGGCGGCCTTCTGATCGGGAACTCAGTGAACCCATGGAGTTCCAGTACTTGCCAGACACAG ATGATCGACACCGGATTGAAGAGAAACGCAAAAGGACCTATGAGACCTTCAAGAGCATCATGAAGAAGAGTCCTTTCAATG GACCAACTGAGCCAAGGCCTTCCACCCGGCGTATTGCTGTGCCTACCCGAAACTCATCTTCTGTCCCCAAGCCAG cctcccagccCTATaccttcccagcatccctcagcacCATCAACTTTGATGAGTTTTCCCCCATGCTGTTACCATCTGGGCAGATCGCAAACCAGGCCCTGGCCTTGGCACCATCCTCTACCCCAGTCCTGGCCCAGACCATGGTCCCCTCCTCAGCCATGGTGCCAGCTCTGGCTCAGCCCCCAGCTCCTGTCCCAGTTCTTGCCCCAGGTCCTCCCCAGTCCCTGTCTGCACCTGTTCCAAAGAGCACTCAGGCCGGGGAAGGCACGCTGTCGGAAGCCCTGCTGCACCTGCAGTTTGATGCTGATGAAGACTTGGGGGCCCTGCTTGGCAACAGCACAGACCCAGGCGTGTTCACAGACCTGGCATCTGTCGACAACTCGGAGTTTCAGCAGCTCCTGAACCAGGGTGTGTCCATGTCTCACTCCACAGCTGAGCCCATGCTGATGGAGTATCCTGAAGCTATAGCTCGCCTGGTGACAGGGTCCCAGAGGCCCCCTGACCCAGCTCCCGCACCCCTGGGGACCTCAGGGCTTCCCAATGGCCTCTCGGGAGATGAAGACTTCTCCTCCATTGCGGACATGGACTTCTCAGCTCTTTTGAGTCAGATCAGCTCCTAA
- the Sipa1 gene encoding signal-induced proliferation-associated protein 1 isoform X1 — translation MWAGGVGSPRRGMAPAPTDDLFARKLRQPARPPLTPHTFEPRPARGPLLRSGSDAGEVRPPTPASPRARAHSHEDASRPAATPTRLFTDPLALLGLPAEEPEPTFPPVLEPRWFAHYDVQSLLFDWAPRPRGTGSHTEANSGTLALAEDQTTTSDLLLGAPGFVSELGGEGELGLGGLISPPVPPALPNAAVSVLEEPQTRTTAYSLEHADLGAGYYRKYFYGKEHQNFFGLDEALGPVAVSLRREEKEGSGGGTLHSYRVIVRTTQLRTLRGTISEDALPPGPPRGLSPRKLLEHVAPRLSPTCLRLGSASPKVPRTLLTLDEQVLSFQRKVGILYCRAGQGSEEEMYNNQEAGAAFMQFLTLLGDIVRLKGFESYRAQLDTKTDSTGTHSLYTTYQDHEIMFHVSTMLPYTPNNQQQLLRKRHIGNDIVTIVFQEPGSKPFCPTTIRSHFQHVFLVVRAHAPCTPHTSYRVAVSRTQDTPAFGPALPKGGGPFAANADFRAFLLAKALNGEQAAGHARQFHAMATRTRQQYLQDLAANEVTTTSLDSASRFGLPSLGGRRRATPRSPGAELQAAGALMWGVRAAPGARVAAGAETSGPDDAEVPCLLGISAETLVLVAPRDGRVVFNCACRDVLAWTFSEHQLDLYHGRGEAITLRLDGDPGQAVGEVVARLQLVSRGCETRELALPRDGQGRLGFEVDTEGFVTHVERFTFAETTGLRPGARLLRVCGQTLPKLGPEAAAQMLRSAPKVCVTVLPPDESGRPRRSFSELYMLSLKEPSRRGAPEPVQDETVKLVMLPPKKQLLHFCLKDSSSPPGPGDLTEERTEFLHSHNSLSPRSSMSDEAPVLPNTTPDLLLITTANPSAPGTDKETPPSQDQSGSPSSHEDTSDSAPELKASILPRTLSLRNSISKIMSEAGSETLEDEWQSISEIASTCNTILESLSREGQPIPESGDPKQALKCDSEPEPGSLSEKVSHLESMLRRLQEDLQKEKADRAALEEEVRSLRHNNQRLLAESESAATRLLLASKHLGSPTTDLA, via the exons ATGTGGGCCGGCGGTGTGGGGAGCCCTCGGCGGGGCATGGCCCCTGCACCTACCGATGACCTCTTTGCCCGTAAGCTGCGCCAACCTGCCCGGCCCCCACTGACACCACATACCTTTGAGCCAAGGCCAGCTCGGGGTCCACTCCTGCGCAGTGGCAGTGATGCTGGTGAAGTCCGGCCCCCAACACCAGCCAGCCCCCGTGCGCGCGCCCACAGCCACGAGGATGCCAGCCGCCCTGCTGCAACCCCTACTCGGCTCTTCACTGACCCCCTGGCACTACTGGGGCTGCCAGCTGAGGAGCCAGAGCCCACCTTCCCACCAGTGCTGGAACCCCGGTGGTTTGCTCACTATGATGTGCAGAGCTTGCTCTTTGACTGGGCTCCACGACCTCGGGGGACAGGCAGCCATACAGAGGCTAACTCTGGGACTCTAGCCCTAGCTGAGGATCAGACTACCACCTCAGATCTACTGCTCGGGGCACCTGGCTTTGTGAGCGAGCTTGGTGGTGAGGGTGAGCTAGGGCTGGGTGGGCTAATATCCCCACCTGTGCCCCCTGCACTGCCTAATGCGGCTGTGTCAGTCCTGGAGGAGCCACAGACCCGGACCACAGCTTACAGCCTGGAGCACGCAGATCTGGGTGCAGGCTACTACCGCAAGTACTTCTATGGCAAAG aacaCCAGAACTTCTTTGGGCTGGATGAGGCCCTGGGTCCAGTGGCAGTGAGCCTGCGAcgggaggagaaagagggcagCGGAGGGGGCACCCTACACAGCTACCGGGTCATCGTGCGGACCACCCAG CTCCGGACCCTCCGTGGCACCATCTCGGAGGACGCACTGCCTCCCGGCCCCCCGAGAGGCTTATCCCCGAGGAAGCTTCTGGAACATGTGGCTCCACGGCTGAGCCCCACCTGCCTGCGCCTGGGTTCAGCCTCTCCCAAGGTGCCCCGCACGCTGCTTACTCTAGATGAGCAAGTG CTAAGCTTCCAACGCAAGGTGGGCATCCTGTATTGCCGGGCCGGCCAGGGCTCTGAGGAAGAGATGTACAACAACCAGGAGGCCGGAGCAGCCTTCATGCAGTTCCTTACCTTGCTGGGTGATATAGTGCGACTCAAAGGCTTTGAGAGTTACCGGGCCCAGCTGGATACCAAAA CGGATTCTACAGGTACACACTCACTCTACACCACCTACCAGGACCATGAGATCATGTTTCACGTGTCCACGATGCTGCCTTACACGCCTAATAACCAGCAACAG CTCCTGAGGAAGCGTCATATTGGCAATGATATTGTGACCATCGTGTTCCAGGAGCCGGGTAGCAAGCCCTTCTGCCCCACGACTATCCGCTCTCACTTCCAGCACGTTTTCTTGGTGGTGCGTGCACATGCTCCCTGCACCCCACACACCTCATACAG GGTGGCAGTGAGCCGCACCCAGGACACTCCTGCCTTTGGGCCGGCACTGCCAAAAGGCGGAGGACCCTTTGCAGCCAACGCCGATTTCCGGGCCTTTCTGTTGGCCAAGGCACTCAATGGTGAGCAAGCGGCTGGTCATGCACGCCAGTTCCACGCCATGGCTACACGCACACGCCAACAGTACCTGCAGGACCTGGCAGCTAATGAAGTGACCACTACTTCGCTGGACTCGGCTTCACGGTTTGGCCTGCCGTCTCTAGGGGGCAGGCGCCGGGCAACCCCTCGGAGCCCAGGCGCGGAGCTGCAGGCGGCGGGCGCGCTGATGTGGGGCGTGCGCGCGGCTCCAGGGGCGCGGGTCGCAGCGGGAGCTGAAACGAGCGGCCCGGACGACGCCGAGGTGCCCTGCTTGTTGGGCATCTCAGCAGAGACGCTGGTGCTGGTGGCACCTCGCGACGGCCGTGTGGTCTTCAATTGTGCCTGCCGCGACGTATTGGCCTGGACCTTCTCAGAGCACCAACTTGATCTGTACCACGGGCGCGGGGAGGCGATCACACTGCGGCTCGATGGGGACCCGGGGCAAGCCGTGGGCGAAGTCGTGGCACGTCTGCAG TTGGTGAGCCGCGGCTGTGAGACCAGAGAACTAGCGCTGCCCAGAGATGGCCAAGGTCGCCTAGGCTTTGAGGTGGATACAGAAGGCTTCGTCACGCACGTGGAGCGCTTCACGTTCGCGGAGACCACGGGGCTTCGGCCTGGAGCGCGTCTGCTGCGGGTCTGCGGCCAGACGCTGCCCAAGCTGGGTCCAGAAGCTGCTGCCCAGATGCTGCGCTCTGCGCCCAAGGTCTGCGTCACGGTCCTACCCCCAGACGAGAGCGGCCGGCCACGAAG GAGCTTTTCGGAGTTGTATATGCTGTCTCTGAAGGAACCCAGCCGGCGTGGGGCCCCAGAGCCAGTACAGGATGAAACTGTGAAGTTGGTCATGTTGCCTCCCAAGAAGCAGCTGCTACATTTTTGCCTGAAAGACAGTAGCAGTCCTCCAGGGCCCGGTGATCTGACTGAGGAGAGAACAGAGTTCCTGCACAGCCACAACTCCCTGTCACCTCGCAG CTCCATGTCCGATGAGGCTCCAGTCCTGCCCAATACCACTCCAGACCTCCTCCTTATCACCACTGCCAACCCATCTGCACCCGGTACTGACAAAGAGACACCCCCTTCCCAG GACCAGTCGGGAAGCCCCAGTAGCCATGAAGACACCAGTGACTCAGCCCCAGAATTGAAGGCCTCCATCCTGCCCAGAACCTTGTCTCTTCGGAATTCCATCAGTAAGA TTATGTCGGAAGCTGGCAGTGAGACCCTGGAGGATGAGTGGCAGTCCATCTCAGAGATCGCCTCCACATGCAACACAATTCTGGAGTCACTGTCCCGGGAGG GACAACCCATTCCAGAGAGCGGAGATCCCAAGCAAGCTTTAAAGTGTGATTCTGA GCCAGAACCCGGGAGCCTGTCAGAAAAGGTCTCTCACCTTGAGTCCATGCTCAGGAGGCTCCAGGAGGACCTGCAGAAG GAGAAGGCGGACAGGGCAGCCCTGGAAGAAGAGGTTCGGAGCCTCAGACACAACAACCAGAGGCTGCTGGCAGAGTCCGAGAGTGCCGCCACCCGCCTGCTCCTGGCCTCTAAGCATCTGGGTTCACCCACTACTGACcttgcctga
- the Sipa1 gene encoding signal-induced proliferation-associated protein 1 isoform X2, with product MWAGGVGSPRRGMAPAPTDDLFARKLRQPARPPLTPHTFEPRPARGPLLRSGSDAGEVRPPTPASPRARAHSHEDASRPAATPTRLFTDPLALLGLPAEEPEPTFPPVLEPRWFAHYDVQSLLFDWAPRPRGTGSHTEANSGTLALAEDQTTTSDLLLGAPGFVSELGGEGELGLGGLISPPVPPALPNAAVSVLEEPQTRTTAYSLEHADLGAGYYRKYFYGKEHQNFFGLDEALGPVAVSLRREEKEGSGGGTLHSYRVIVRTTQLRTLRGTISEDALPPGPPRGLSPRKLLEHVAPRLSPTCLRLGSASPKVPRTLLTLDEQVLSFQRKVGILYCRAGQGSEEEMYNNQEAGAAFMQFLTLLGDIVRLKGFESYRAQLDTKTDSTGTHSLYTTYQDHEIMFHVSTMLPYTPNNQQQLLRKRHIGNDIVTIVFQEPGSKPFCPTTIRSHFQHVFLVVRAHAPCTPHTSYRVAVSRTQDTPAFGPALPKGGGPFAANADFRAFLLAKALNGEQAAGHARQFHAMATRTRQQYLQDLAANEVTTTSLDSASRFGLPSLGGRRRATPRSPGAELQAAGALMWGVRAAPGARVAAGAETSGPDDAEVPCLLGISAETLVLVAPRDGRVVFNCACRDVLAWTFSEHQLDLYHGRGEAITLRLDGDPGQAVGEVVARLQLVSRGCETRELALPRDGQGRLGFEVDTEGFVTHVERFTFAETTGLRPGARLLRVCGQTLPKLGPEAAAQMLRSAPKVCVTVLPPDESGRPRRSFSELYMLSLKEPSRRGAPEPVQDETVKLVMLPPKKQLLHFCLKDSSSPPGPGDLTEERTEFLHSHNSLSPRSSMSDEAPVLPNTTPDLLLITTANPSAPGTDKETPPSQDQSGSPSSHEDTSDSAPELKASILPRTLSLRNSIIMSEAGSETLEDEWQSISEIASTCNTILESLSREGQPIPESGDPKQALKCDSEPEPGSLSEKVSHLESMLRRLQEDLQKEKADRAALEEEVRSLRHNNQRLLAESESAATRLLLASKHLGSPTTDLA from the exons ATGTGGGCCGGCGGTGTGGGGAGCCCTCGGCGGGGCATGGCCCCTGCACCTACCGATGACCTCTTTGCCCGTAAGCTGCGCCAACCTGCCCGGCCCCCACTGACACCACATACCTTTGAGCCAAGGCCAGCTCGGGGTCCACTCCTGCGCAGTGGCAGTGATGCTGGTGAAGTCCGGCCCCCAACACCAGCCAGCCCCCGTGCGCGCGCCCACAGCCACGAGGATGCCAGCCGCCCTGCTGCAACCCCTACTCGGCTCTTCACTGACCCCCTGGCACTACTGGGGCTGCCAGCTGAGGAGCCAGAGCCCACCTTCCCACCAGTGCTGGAACCCCGGTGGTTTGCTCACTATGATGTGCAGAGCTTGCTCTTTGACTGGGCTCCACGACCTCGGGGGACAGGCAGCCATACAGAGGCTAACTCTGGGACTCTAGCCCTAGCTGAGGATCAGACTACCACCTCAGATCTACTGCTCGGGGCACCTGGCTTTGTGAGCGAGCTTGGTGGTGAGGGTGAGCTAGGGCTGGGTGGGCTAATATCCCCACCTGTGCCCCCTGCACTGCCTAATGCGGCTGTGTCAGTCCTGGAGGAGCCACAGACCCGGACCACAGCTTACAGCCTGGAGCACGCAGATCTGGGTGCAGGCTACTACCGCAAGTACTTCTATGGCAAAG aacaCCAGAACTTCTTTGGGCTGGATGAGGCCCTGGGTCCAGTGGCAGTGAGCCTGCGAcgggaggagaaagagggcagCGGAGGGGGCACCCTACACAGCTACCGGGTCATCGTGCGGACCACCCAG CTCCGGACCCTCCGTGGCACCATCTCGGAGGACGCACTGCCTCCCGGCCCCCCGAGAGGCTTATCCCCGAGGAAGCTTCTGGAACATGTGGCTCCACGGCTGAGCCCCACCTGCCTGCGCCTGGGTTCAGCCTCTCCCAAGGTGCCCCGCACGCTGCTTACTCTAGATGAGCAAGTG CTAAGCTTCCAACGCAAGGTGGGCATCCTGTATTGCCGGGCCGGCCAGGGCTCTGAGGAAGAGATGTACAACAACCAGGAGGCCGGAGCAGCCTTCATGCAGTTCCTTACCTTGCTGGGTGATATAGTGCGACTCAAAGGCTTTGAGAGTTACCGGGCCCAGCTGGATACCAAAA CGGATTCTACAGGTACACACTCACTCTACACCACCTACCAGGACCATGAGATCATGTTTCACGTGTCCACGATGCTGCCTTACACGCCTAATAACCAGCAACAG CTCCTGAGGAAGCGTCATATTGGCAATGATATTGTGACCATCGTGTTCCAGGAGCCGGGTAGCAAGCCCTTCTGCCCCACGACTATCCGCTCTCACTTCCAGCACGTTTTCTTGGTGGTGCGTGCACATGCTCCCTGCACCCCACACACCTCATACAG GGTGGCAGTGAGCCGCACCCAGGACACTCCTGCCTTTGGGCCGGCACTGCCAAAAGGCGGAGGACCCTTTGCAGCCAACGCCGATTTCCGGGCCTTTCTGTTGGCCAAGGCACTCAATGGTGAGCAAGCGGCTGGTCATGCACGCCAGTTCCACGCCATGGCTACACGCACACGCCAACAGTACCTGCAGGACCTGGCAGCTAATGAAGTGACCACTACTTCGCTGGACTCGGCTTCACGGTTTGGCCTGCCGTCTCTAGGGGGCAGGCGCCGGGCAACCCCTCGGAGCCCAGGCGCGGAGCTGCAGGCGGCGGGCGCGCTGATGTGGGGCGTGCGCGCGGCTCCAGGGGCGCGGGTCGCAGCGGGAGCTGAAACGAGCGGCCCGGACGACGCCGAGGTGCCCTGCTTGTTGGGCATCTCAGCAGAGACGCTGGTGCTGGTGGCACCTCGCGACGGCCGTGTGGTCTTCAATTGTGCCTGCCGCGACGTATTGGCCTGGACCTTCTCAGAGCACCAACTTGATCTGTACCACGGGCGCGGGGAGGCGATCACACTGCGGCTCGATGGGGACCCGGGGCAAGCCGTGGGCGAAGTCGTGGCACGTCTGCAG TTGGTGAGCCGCGGCTGTGAGACCAGAGAACTAGCGCTGCCCAGAGATGGCCAAGGTCGCCTAGGCTTTGAGGTGGATACAGAAGGCTTCGTCACGCACGTGGAGCGCTTCACGTTCGCGGAGACCACGGGGCTTCGGCCTGGAGCGCGTCTGCTGCGGGTCTGCGGCCAGACGCTGCCCAAGCTGGGTCCAGAAGCTGCTGCCCAGATGCTGCGCTCTGCGCCCAAGGTCTGCGTCACGGTCCTACCCCCAGACGAGAGCGGCCGGCCACGAAG GAGCTTTTCGGAGTTGTATATGCTGTCTCTGAAGGAACCCAGCCGGCGTGGGGCCCCAGAGCCAGTACAGGATGAAACTGTGAAGTTGGTCATGTTGCCTCCCAAGAAGCAGCTGCTACATTTTTGCCTGAAAGACAGTAGCAGTCCTCCAGGGCCCGGTGATCTGACTGAGGAGAGAACAGAGTTCCTGCACAGCCACAACTCCCTGTCACCTCGCAG CTCCATGTCCGATGAGGCTCCAGTCCTGCCCAATACCACTCCAGACCTCCTCCTTATCACCACTGCCAACCCATCTGCACCCGGTACTGACAAAGAGACACCCCCTTCCCAG GACCAGTCGGGAAGCCCCAGTAGCCATGAAGACACCAGTGACTCAGCCCCAGAATTGAAGGCCTCCATCCTGCCCAGAACCTTGTCTCTTCGGAATTCCATCA TTATGTCGGAAGCTGGCAGTGAGACCCTGGAGGATGAGTGGCAGTCCATCTCAGAGATCGCCTCCACATGCAACACAATTCTGGAGTCACTGTCCCGGGAGG GACAACCCATTCCAGAGAGCGGAGATCCCAAGCAAGCTTTAAAGTGTGATTCTGA GCCAGAACCCGGGAGCCTGTCAGAAAAGGTCTCTCACCTTGAGTCCATGCTCAGGAGGCTCCAGGAGGACCTGCAGAAG GAGAAGGCGGACAGGGCAGCCCTGGAAGAAGAGGTTCGGAGCCTCAGACACAACAACCAGAGGCTGCTGGCAGAGTCCGAGAGTGCCGCCACCCGCCTGCTCCTGGCCTCTAAGCATCTGGGTTCACCCACTACTGACcttgcctga